GTCAATACTGCTGAGGGACGCAAGCGGATCGTCTTCGGCCTCGTTGTCTTCGTCGCTGGTCGTGGAAGTGGTGTGAATCAGGCCTCGCAGACGTGCCTCAGAGCCGCCGTCCACAATTGGCGTGCCAAGCGGTGACTCGAGGCCAAAGTcaatggcggcggcgtcgaagTCGGCAAAGCCCGATATGCCGGAGCGCTCCACCGAGCTGGTGAGGCTAGAGCTCTCCGCTTCggccagctgcgcctgctctgGGGTTTCCTCCAGTGCCTTCTGCAGCCGTTCGTACAACACTGGCACTTTTTTCGCCAGATGCTCACCGAACTGCGAGAGTATACCGGAGGCGACCGCCTCGAACGGCCGCGCCGGCGGCACTGATGCCGGGAACGTCTGCTCTGTCTTGCTGATGGAGTCGTCGCTACGGAGTATGGTGACAAACGGGCTCGGCCCAAAGGAACCACCGCTGTTCATGGAAAAGGTGCCTTGAAGCTTCTCACGGTGAACTCCCTCGCAGACAGCGGCGATCAGGTGCGCCAGTGATGAGCTAAGCAGATTGTCGCGGTGGCCGCACTGTAGATATAGCAAGAGCGCCGTGTGCAGCAGACTCGGTGTGAGATCACCGGTGGCGAGAGTCACGAGCCGCGCATCGCGACGGTTTAGCACGGTGGCCAGAAAAGAGGTAACAGAGGATTGCAAGTTTGCCATCCGCCGTTGCGGTGACACAAGCGTTGTGGCCAGTGCCGGCATCAGCTTCGACAACGTGAGCAGCTCGAGCAGGCTGTTGCACCGCGACGAGTCAGCCTTGGAGATGATGACCGCGATAACGCGCAGGCCGTACACAACTTGCCGCTCTTGCACCAACGACAGCTGAAGGGCACCGGCCGTGAACGGGAGTCTGACACCGTTGGTGCCACCCCTCAGTGGTAACGTTGCCACCGTCACTCCTGCTGCTTGTTCCAGCAGCTGTGCGAGGTGCACAGCGAGGTAGAAGAGCGGCGGGCGGTCCACCACGTTGCCTTCGATCCAGAAGCGCATCACCTCGTGCCGGcgcgcctccagctgcacATTGTCGCCGAACATAGCGAGCGTCAGGGGAACGCCAAcgccgcagcactgcacgACATCAACGACGGACTGCGCCTCCGCACTCGAGCGGACCACCGTgatggtgcgcagcagcagctgtaaCAGGCACCGGCCTGGAACGGCATTTGCCTCGGCCACTAGATCCTCGATGCACTCTGGAAAGTGCGCGGCACAGCTGTAGAGGGTGTCGCACACGAGCTGCACCGCGCGGGGGGGCTTCACcgcccactgctgcgctggggGATACGTCAATGCGCCTTCGTAGTACCGCAGTGCACATTCCAACACCGTCGTCAGAAACGGCAGGACCCCGACGCGCACGAGCGAGGAGAAGATCTCCGTCCGCGTGTCAATGCCGATCATCGCGTTCTTGACTGTCTTGGCGACGTCTCCGATGAAGGCCGCCAACTCAAACAGGTGCGCCACCTTGCCGGGATGGATAGAGGCGGGGTCCACGGCGGGAGAATCGAGGCGCACAGCATCCACAGCCGCACGGAAGGCATTTGGGAGGATAGTCGGCGACGCGACAATGTCGGTCATTAGAGTCATGGTGAAGCGCAGCGTAAAGGTGCTGAGGAGGGAGTAGGAGGCCGCATCGGCTGGCTCGAGGCTTAGGGGTATTAAGTCCCTCAAGTACCCACATGAGTACAAGACGTGGATGCGAGGCAGCATCGACTCTGGCAGGTGACACGGGTCGTGAAAGGTGGCGCGCCGCTCCTCGAAGCTCACAAAGCCGCTCTCTTTGTCACGGCGGCCAAGGCCGTACTGCACAATGTCGATGCAGTCGTCGATGCGCTCGTTCTCTACGAGCTGAGCGACGATCTTTCCCTCTGTGTTGTACGGGGACTGAAAGAGCGCCAGGACAATATGAGCAATGAGCTCCATAGAGGTggtctcctccttctctctactgATGTGAAAGAGTTGAGCCAGCTTCGTGAAGTATTGCGGGTCCTCGCGGACGTAGAGGCCAAAGCGCTTGTTCTGCGACTGTGCCGCGTCCAGGATGCCGGCAAGGTTGTGTGGGTGCACGAGAAACCTGTCCGCAAGCGCTGGCACGCGTTCATCCTGCACGCGCCGCAGCCTCTCCGACTGCTGATACGACTTGATCTGGCGATAGATGAGGTCACAGCCCTCCTTGTTATCGAAGCTGCACGCGAGGTCGTTGCTGACCGACTCGTCATACCATACAAGAATGGTCTCGTCCTGGATGGTGTAGATATCGTCCAGACTGACGCagctggagaggaggaggtcgttTGGGTTGTCAGTGGAGAACatctgcagccgcgccgcgaGCTTTGTGCTTGCCTCTTCGTCCGTCGCCTTCCCTCGctttccgcctcctcttATGGAAACCCCCGGGTCGCAGCCACCGTCGATGGAACCGTCCACGGAGCTTGTCGGAAGCGGCTCTTTCACGATAGAAACAACACCAAGCCCGATCGGTATCCACTCACCGGCTTCATGCGAGGCGAACAGTTTTGCCTTCGTGATCGGGTCTGCGCTCTCCATGGCGGCAGTACACCTTCTGGtgcggagagaggcagtaGACCGGCTATGTTGATATGGCGCGAGAGAGCGCCGCTACGCGCGTAATTGGGTCGGTGCAGCCTCGCCGGCGGTGTCTTCTATGGGAATGGCGGGTGGTGGTTGGGTAGGAAAAAGAGCGGGTATACACCTCGCCTgtcgctcctcccccctcgctccGCT
The DNA window shown above is from Leishmania panamensis strain MHOM/PA/94/PSC-1 chromosome 31 sequence and carries:
- a CDS encoding hypothetical protein (TriTrypDB/GeneDB-style sysID: LpmP.31.2850); translated protein: MESADPITKAKLFASHEAGEWIPIGLGVVSIVKEPLPTSSVDGSIDGGCDPGVSIRGGGKRGKATDEEASTKLAARLQMFSTDNPNDLLLSSCVSLDDIYTIQDETILVWYDESVSNDLACSFDNKEGCDLIYRQIKSYQQSERLRRVQDERVPALADRFLVHPHNLAGILDAAQSQNKRFGLYVREDPQYFTKLAQLFHISREKEETTSMELIAHIVLALFQSPYNTEGKIVAQLVENERIDDCIDIVQYGLGRRDKESGFVSFEERRATFHDPCHLPESMLPRIHVLYSCGYLRDLIPLSLEPADAASYSLLSTFTLRFTMTLMTDIVASPTILPNAFRAAVDAVRLDSPAVDPASIHPGKVAHLFELAAFIGDVAKTVKNAMIGIDTRTEIFSSLVRVGVLPFLTTVLECALRYYEGALTYPPAQQWAVKPPRAVQLVCDTLYSCAAHFPECIEDLVAEANAVPGRCLLQLLLRTITVVRSSAEAQSVVDVVQCCGVGVPLTLAMFGDNVQLEARRHEVMRFWIEGNVVDRPPLFYLAVHLAQLLEQAAGVTVATLPLRGGTNGVRLPFTAGALQLSLVQERQVVYGLRVIAVIISKADSSRCNSLLELLTLSKLMPALATTLVSPQRRMANLQSSVTSFLATVLNRRDARLVTLATGDLTPSLLHTALLLYLQCGHRDNLLSSSLAHLIAAVCEGVHREKLQGTFSMNSGGSFGPSPFVTILRSDDSISKTEQTFPASVPPARPFEAVASGILSQFGEHLAKKVPVLYERLQKALEETPEQAQLAEAESSSLTSSVERSGISGFADFDAAAIDFGLESPLGTPIVDGGSEARLRGLIHTTSTTSDEDNEAEDDPLASLSSIDDDSDNEEREASVPPPAQTLAYLPSAADFSPGATAASSAAEQRSGDTTCVPSSAVPTSLASFAVTTLDCADPPSGRNSLLEDEESRLPRRASLKRGRSDCDKLNDNEEEESEARRVHVEESAA